The DNA segment CGCAGCGCGAAGGCCACCAGCGAACCGGCGGCCGAACCGCGCCCCGGCCCTACGGGGATGCCCTGGCGCTTGGCCCAGTTGATGAAATCCTGGACGATGAGAAAATATCCCGGAAATCCCATGGTCTTGATGACGCCCAGCTCATATTCCAGGCGGTCCCAGTATTTCTTCTCTTCTTCCGGCGTTTTCGGCCCCAGCTTGGCCAGGCGGTCCTTGAGGCCCTGGCGGGCCATGTCCGCCATCTCGTCGTCCAGGGATTTGCCCTCTGCCACCTCGTAGACCGGGAAGTGGTAGGTTTTGAGATCCAACTCCAGGTTGACGCGGCTGGCGATCTCGCAGGTGTTGGCCAGGGCCTGGGGCACGTGGGCGAAGGCGGCGGCCATCTCCTCGGGCGATTTGTAGTAGAGTTCCTGGGTGGTGAAGCGCATGCGCTTCTCGTCGTCCACCTTGGCCTGGGTCTGGATGCACAAGAGCACGTCGTGGGCGCTGGCGTCGTCGGCGTTCAGGTAGTGGCAGTCGTTGGTGGCCACCAGGGGCAGCTTCATCTCGTCGGCCAGTTCGAGCACCATCTCGTTCAGGCGGGCCTGCTCGGGCAGGTCGTTGGCCTGGAGCTCCATGTACAGGCGGTCGGGGAAGAGGGTCATGTACTGGCGCGCCATGTCCCGGGCCGCGTCCATGCCCTCTTTCAGGAGCGCCTGATGGATCTCGCCCTTCAGGCAGGCGGACAGGGCGATGATGCCCTCGCCGTGGGCGGCCAGGAGCTCCTTGTCCACGCGCGGCTTGTAGTGGAAGCCGCTCAGGTAGGATTCGGAGGAAAGCTTCAGCAGGTTTCGAAAGCCCACCGCGTTCTGGGCCAAAAGCACCAGATGATAGCCCGCGTCGCGCACGGAGCGGGCGTTCTTGTCCTTGCGGCTGCCCTTGGCCACGTAGACCTCGCAGCCGACGATGGGCTTGATGCCCGCCTTCTTGCAGTATTCGTAGAAGACCAGCGCGCCGTGCATGTTGCCGTGGTCGGTGATGGCCGCCGCCGGACAGCCGAACTCACCGGCGCGCTTGATCAGGTCGCCGATGCGGATCGCCCCGTCCAGCAGGGAATATTCGGTGTGGCAATGCAGATGAACGAAATCAGACATTATTTAAACACCCGTAATTATTATCTTTAAAAAACGAGACCCACGTCTGGATCGCTGACATCTTCTAGCGCCATTTCGCCTGAAAGCCAATCCCGAGCACGGCAGACATTTTCTGGCGTTCATTAAATTGCTCGTGGCACGTATCAAAACGGGGGGAACCCTACCTTACCTTTGGCGAGATCAGCCATATATAGAAAACACCAGCCCGACATGCGCACAGCTGAATTATTTCGCACGTGGAGACGGATTATGTCTGCAAAAATGATTATTCAAGCGGTGAATTCGGATACTTACCGACTCCGGTTCACCACGCACGACGGGGATTGCATCCTGGAATGCGAACCCCGCAAAAGCAAAAGCAAGGCAATTGAAGACGCCGAGACGCTCCGGCGAGGTGTGATGGAAGACGGTCGCTACGCTGTGCAGCGCAACGAACACGGACATTTTGCGTTCAACTTTCTCGGAGAGTCCGGCGAGGCCATCGGTGTGAGTGCACTCTTCCCCACGCCGGAGGGACTCGGCAGGGCCATCGCCGTGTTGAAGCAGCTGGCCCCCATGGCCGTGCTGGTGGACAACACCTGATGTAAGCCCCGCCTGTTGACGCCGTCACCGCCAGGACTCTCGTGGCTTGATCCTTTCGCGCCTGAAGCACGCACTTGCCGCCCCCCCCCGGATCGTCAGCTCCGCGCCGACCGCTCGGCTACGGCCCTACCCGCTCACCCGCATGGCCGCCGCCGGATTTATCCGCGCGATGCGAGACAGCACCTGATGCAGCTGGGCCTTGCCCTCCTCGCTTGCGTCCACGGAGAGCACGTCGTAGGCGGCCAGCAGGCCGCGTAGCGCCGTGTCCGGCTCCCACAGCTCCAGCTTGTACTGCCCCACCAGATCAAGAAGCTCCTCGATGTTTGGTCCGGCCAGGTCCGCCCTGCCCGACTGGGACAGCATCCCGGCCATGGCGATCAGGCCGTCGAAGCGCTCCCGCCCGGAGCGCGACTGGCGAAGCGCCTCCTGCAAACGGGTCACGGCCTCCATGAATTTCTTCTGGGCGGACAGGGCCTGGGCCTCTTCCAGGGCCTTGGCCAGCGGCGAATCCGACGGCCCCGCCTCCACGGACTGCCCGGACCCCAGGGCGATGGACTTCAGCCACGTTTTGGTCTCCGCGTCAGCGAAGGGTGTCCCGTCCGAGAAGCTCATCTTGTCGATGCCCTTCAGGCGCGACACGTACAGCGCGGTCTGGGACTTGAGCGCCTCCAGGGCGGGCGCGCCCTTGGCCCCCAGCGAGTCCAGGGCCTGGGCCGACAGACGTGAGAGGTCCAGCCAAAACAAGTACACCGGCACCTGCGATTCGGCCCGGCGCGCGGCCTCCTCGAACTGGCGGCCAGACACCAACTGGGCAATGGACGACTTGATGTTCTCGTCCGGGGCGGGGATCATGGTCTGGCCGTTGTCCGCCGGGGGCAGGCCGTCCACCTTGAGCCACGCTCCCAGGCGGTTCAGCGTATAGGCGCGCGGGTCGCCGCAGT comes from the Fundidesulfovibrio putealis DSM 16056 genome and includes:
- a CDS encoding YegP family protein; this encodes MEDGRYAVQRNEHGHFAFNFLGESGEAIGVSALFPTPEGLGRAIAVLKQLAPMAVLVDNT
- the tssA gene encoding type VI secretion system protein TssA yields the protein MDVAEIGKAPISAAQPAGADPSYEPEFEKLQAEIDKLSMPTIGGQGIDWENVAKLATTILTTKGKHLPTAAYMAVALFKMNAIPGMADGVTLLADMTTTFWEDLSPPKKRMRGRVNALVWYRDQVQAYFDAYSTDAAFPKDVVDRLVGGFSTLDEFIAQNAPDGPGMRDLAEFAKRLPVEAPPQEAQPQPEPTPAAGGQPEQVQTAGASGASASAQPRPAAPPSGPVSTDPAVSLDACLSQMTGTAALLLAADCGDPRAYTLNRLGAWLKVDGLPPADNGQTMIPAPDENIKSSIAQLVSGRQFEEAARRAESQVPVYLFWLDLSRLSAQALDSLGAKGAPALEALKSQTALYVSRLKGIDKMSFSDGTPFADAETKTWLKSIALGSGQSVEAGPSDSPLAKALEEAQALSAQKKFMEAVTRLQEALRQSRSGRERFDGLIAMAGMLSQSGRADLAGPNIEELLDLVGQYKLELWEPDTALRGLLAAYDVLSVDASEEGKAQLHQVLSRIARINPAAAMRVSG